One Microbacter margulisiae genomic window carries:
- a CDS encoding diphosphate--fructose-6-phosphate 1-phosphotransferase, giving the protein MKMNDKSPLQIERALYQPKLPEAMKGPVALKEGAKTTSVADQETIKKLFPNTYGQSVITLEKTNNQSATPVVSVGVILSGGQAPGGHNVIAGLFDGLKKLHPDNKLYGFLGGPSGLVEHKYIELTHEIIDEYRNTGGFDIIGSGRTKLEDPEQFDKGAAICHQLGINAIVIIGGDDSNTNACILAEYYAQNNTGIQVIGCPKTIDGDLKNEMIETSFGFDTACKVYSELIGNIQRDANSSKKYYHFIRLMGRSASHIALECALQTHPNMCIISEEVEEKKMTLRDIINQIAKLIAARAKEGYNFGSILVPEGLIEFIPEVKVLINELNDLLAHNGVFNAIPNDEGRREYVLQSLTPQSAVVFESLPLSIGKQLMLDRDPHGNVQVSLIETEKLLIEMTKYRLAEMKARGEYKGKFQAVNHFFGYEGRCATPSNFDADYCYSLGNVASSLISAGKTGYITSIRNLIKPASEWIAGGVPITMMMNIERRHGKEKPVIRKALVDLKGKPFQFFAQHRDEWAKGNKHYIFPGPIQYGGSAIVCDQPTKTLLLEYED; this is encoded by the coding sequence ATGAAAATGAACGACAAAAGCCCGTTACAAATTGAACGTGCTCTTTATCAACCAAAACTTCCGGAAGCCATGAAAGGCCCTGTTGCCTTAAAAGAAGGAGCTAAAACAACTTCCGTAGCTGATCAGGAAACTATCAAAAAATTATTTCCAAACACTTATGGACAATCTGTCATTACATTAGAAAAAACCAACAATCAATCAGCAACACCTGTTGTCAGCGTTGGTGTAATCCTCTCTGGAGGACAAGCACCTGGCGGACATAATGTCATCGCAGGCCTTTTTGATGGATTAAAAAAATTGCACCCTGACAATAAATTATATGGTTTCTTAGGTGGTCCAAGTGGTTTAGTTGAACATAAATACATTGAATTAACTCACGAAATCATTGATGAATATCGTAATACAGGCGGATTTGATATTATTGGTTCTGGTCGCACCAAACTGGAAGATCCTGAACAATTTGATAAAGGAGCTGCTATTTGTCATCAATTAGGTATCAATGCTATCGTGATTATCGGAGGCGACGATTCCAACACAAACGCCTGTATTCTTGCTGAATATTATGCACAAAACAATACCGGTATCCAAGTAATCGGTTGCCCCAAAACCATTGACGGTGATTTAAAAAATGAAATGATCGAAACCTCATTTGGCTTTGATACCGCTTGCAAAGTATACTCTGAATTGATTGGAAATATCCAACGCGATGCCAATTCCTCGAAAAAATATTATCACTTCATCCGATTAATGGGACGATCTGCATCTCACATAGCTTTGGAATGCGCTTTGCAAACTCATCCAAACATGTGTATTATTTCCGAAGAAGTAGAAGAAAAAAAGATGACTTTGCGTGATATTATCAATCAGATCGCCAAGTTGATTGCTGCACGTGCTAAAGAGGGATACAATTTCGGCTCAATTTTAGTTCCGGAAGGTCTTATCGAATTTATTCCTGAAGTTAAGGTATTAATAAACGAATTGAATGATTTATTAGCTCACAACGGAGTATTCAATGCAATTCCAAATGACGAAGGACGCCGCGAATATGTGCTACAAAGCCTGACACCTCAAAGTGCTGTTGTATTTGAAAGCTTACCATTATCGATCGGGAAACAACTTATGCTCGATCGTGATCCTCATGGTAATGTTCAGGTGTCGTTAATTGAAACAGAAAAGTTGCTGATAGAAATGACGAAATATCGTCTGGCAGAGATGAAAGCCCGTGGTGAATATAAGGGTAAATTTCAGGCTGTTAACCATTTTTTTGGATACGAAGGGCGTTGCGCTACACCATCCAATTTTGATGCAGATTATTGCTATTCTTTGGGTAACGTAGCGTCATCACTGATTTCTGCTGGAAAAACTGGCTATATTACCTCCATACGCAATCTAATTAAACCTGCATCTGAGTGGATAGCTGGTGGAGTACCAATTACAATGATGATGAACATCGAACGCCGCCACGGCAAAGAGAAACCAGTTATTAGGAAAGCATTGGTAGATCTAAAAGGCAAACCATTTCAATTTTTTGCACAACACCGTGATGAATGGGCTAAAGGCAACAAACATTACATCTTTCCTGGACCAATTCAATATGGAGGCTCAGCAATTGTTTGTGACCAACCGACTAAAACCTTGTTGTTAGAGTACGAAGATTAA
- a CDS encoding GNAT family N-acetyltransferase, whose amino-acid sequence MDFSSYKLNRLSDDLLIKPFDCGRTDVNVYLLDSAKSYDKQFLSVTYTLESTTHTIAFIALTNDRITIESTPITGRWKKYFYEYLPIGKKYISYPAVKIVQLGVDKSFQRQNVGTALIDFVKKWLINNRYTGCRFLTVEGIKESLPFYEKNGFYYMTNDDVDSTTRIMYYDLRRLED is encoded by the coding sequence ATGGATTTTTCCTCTTACAAACTTAACCGTCTTTCTGACGATTTACTCATAAAACCTTTTGATTGCGGGCGAACTGATGTAAATGTTTATCTGCTCGATAGTGCAAAATCCTATGATAAACAATTTTTGTCTGTAACATATACATTAGAAAGTACCACACACACTATTGCTTTCATTGCACTAACGAATGACCGGATCACCATTGAATCTACACCTATTACAGGTCGCTGGAAAAAATATTTTTATGAATATCTTCCCATCGGGAAAAAATACATTAGTTACCCAGCTGTCAAGATAGTTCAGTTAGGAGTTGACAAATCCTTTCAGCGTCAAAACGTCGGAACAGCTCTAATAGACTTCGTAAAAAAATGGCTTATTAACAACCGGTATACCGGTTGCCGTTTTTTAACTGTAGAGGGGATAAAAGAGTCATTACCGTTTTACGAAAAAAACGGATTTTATTATATGACCAACGATGACGTCGATTCTACAACGCGCATTATGTATTATGACCTAAGACGGCTTGAAGATTAA
- a CDS encoding LptF/LptG family permease — protein MRLLKRIDYYTLVQFVKLFLATFFVSLFVFLMQFLWKYVDDMVGKGLGIKILSEFFFYAAVSLVPLALPMSIMLASLMTFGNMGEQLELLAMKSAGISLFRIMRALMILMFVAVIGAFFFSNDILPKSQTNMWALLISMRQKSPELEIPSGEFYKGISGYSIYVSQKNDKTQILKHVIVYDFTGGFSNAAVMLADSARLDISSDKKFLVFTLYNGESFENLQQQNTYATASKIPYRRETFKFKQVIIDFNTNFNRFSTSLLKNENVSKNVKELRATIDSLSKQLVIMRKGIKGMYMPERFFGRLTSVHSIPANTTKVTLQHYSTDSLFDKLPESQKKMAVAAALSSLNQTKGEMSFNNIQIKETEDTIRRHAIDLHRKFALSFACLVFFFIGAPLGAIIRKGGFGTPVVLSIFMFIIYYIVDNTGTKMAREGIWPVWEGMWLSSAVLLPIGLFLTYKAVKDSTIMNSDSYSEVFKRGRKAIVQYTKKLINKIRSKRNAI, from the coding sequence ATGCGTTTACTTAAACGAATTGATTATTACACACTTGTACAGTTTGTAAAACTGTTTCTAGCCACATTTTTTGTCTCTTTGTTCGTCTTCCTGATGCAATTTCTTTGGAAATATGTTGACGATATGGTAGGTAAAGGACTAGGAATTAAAATATTGAGCGAATTCTTCTTTTACGCAGCCGTTTCGCTGGTTCCTTTAGCATTGCCAATGTCCATCATGTTAGCTTCACTAATGACATTTGGTAACATGGGAGAACAACTGGAGCTTTTGGCCATGAAGTCAGCTGGAATCTCATTATTCCGTATCATGCGGGCACTAATGATTCTAATGTTTGTTGCTGTTATCGGTGCTTTTTTCTTTTCCAATGACATATTGCCCAAAAGTCAAACCAATATGTGGGCTCTGCTAATATCAATGCGACAGAAATCACCTGAACTGGAAATTCCTTCAGGTGAATTCTATAAAGGTATCAGCGGGTACTCTATTTATGTAAGTCAGAAAAATGATAAAACGCAAATTCTGAAACATGTCATTGTATATGACTTTACCGGAGGATTTAGCAATGCAGCCGTGATGTTAGCTGATTCGGCAAGATTAGATATAAGTTCTGATAAAAAGTTTTTGGTTTTTACGCTTTATAATGGAGAATCATTTGAAAATCTTCAACAGCAAAACACCTACGCAACTGCTTCTAAGATACCTTACCGACGAGAAACGTTCAAATTCAAACAAGTAATTATTGATTTTAATACCAATTTCAACCGCTTCAGTACTTCTCTATTGAAAAACGAGAATGTGAGTAAAAATGTCAAAGAACTAAGAGCCACCATTGATTCATTGAGCAAGCAACTCGTTATTATGCGTAAAGGCATCAAAGGGATGTATATGCCGGAGCGATTTTTCGGAAGGCTGACATCTGTCCATTCGATTCCAGCCAACACAACAAAAGTGACATTACAACACTACTCCACCGACAGCTTATTCGACAAACTACCTGAGTCACAAAAGAAAATGGCTGTTGCCGCAGCTTTATCGTCCCTTAATCAAACTAAAGGTGAAATGAGTTTTAATAATATACAAATCAAGGAAACAGAAGATACTATCAGACGCCATGCCATTGATTTACACCGCAAATTTGCGCTTTCCTTTGCCTGCCTTGTGTTCTTTTTCATTGGAGCACCTTTAGGAGCCATCATCCGGAAAGGAGGATTCGGAACACCTGTTGTCCTTTCTATTTTCATGTTTATCATCTATTATATTGTTGATAATACTGGTACAAAAATGGCAAGAGAAGGGATCTGGCCTGTCTGGGAAGGCATGTGGTTAAGTTCGGCAGTATTGCTTCCTATTGGATTATTCTTAACATATAAAGCTGTCAAAGATTCAACCATTATGAACTCAGACTCGTATTCTGAAGTTTTCAAAAGAGGCAGAAAAGCTATTGTTCAATACACAAAAAAACTCATCAACAAAATTCGTTCAAAACGGAACGCTATTTGA
- a CDS encoding bifunctional 3,4-dihydroxy-2-butanone-4-phosphate synthase/GTP cyclohydrolase II encodes MNSIQLNTIDEAIEEIRQGNFVIVVDDEDRENEGDFITSAELITPEKVNFMVTHGRGLVCAPLTEERCDTLELEMQTNTNTSIHETPFTVSVDLLGHNCTTGISAFDRAATIKALCDPATQPTDLGRPGHIFPLRARSKGVLRRAGHTEAAVDLARLAGLYPAGVLVEIMNNDGSMARLPELMQIAKKFNMKVISVKDLIAHRIQRESLVDKGVEVAMPTAYGSFRLIPFRQKSNGLEHVVLIKGQWEPDEPILVRVHSSCVTGDIFGSMRCDCGDQLHKAMEMIEKEGKGALVYMNQEGRGIGLMNKIKAYHLQENGLDTVEANIHLGFEADERDYGVGAQILREIGVTNMRLMTNNPVKRIGLESYGLKIVEIVPIEIQPNQYNQFYLQTKKERMGHILRNIK; translated from the coding sequence ATGAACTCTATTCAATTAAACACTATCGACGAAGCCATAGAAGAGATAAGGCAAGGAAACTTCGTAATTGTTGTTGATGATGAAGATCGTGAAAATGAAGGCGATTTTATCACATCTGCCGAGCTGATAACACCTGAAAAAGTTAATTTCATGGTCACACACGGCAGAGGTCTCGTTTGTGCACCTTTAACGGAGGAACGTTGTGACACTCTGGAACTTGAAATGCAGACCAACACAAATACCTCAATACATGAAACTCCTTTTACGGTATCTGTTGATTTACTTGGTCACAATTGCACAACCGGAATATCAGCTTTCGATAGAGCTGCAACGATTAAAGCGTTATGCGATCCTGCAACACAGCCAACCGATCTTGGCCGACCAGGGCATATATTCCCCTTACGTGCGCGATCAAAAGGGGTTTTGCGTCGTGCGGGACACACTGAGGCAGCAGTAGACCTCGCCCGTTTGGCAGGGTTGTATCCAGCAGGTGTTTTGGTGGAAATTATGAATAATGACGGTAGTATGGCCAGATTGCCTGAATTAATGCAAATTGCAAAAAAATTCAACATGAAGGTTATTTCCGTGAAAGATCTTATTGCACATCGTATTCAACGGGAATCGTTAGTTGATAAAGGAGTTGAAGTAGCCATGCCTACTGCTTATGGATCATTCAGGCTAATCCCCTTCAGACAAAAATCGAATGGATTGGAACACGTGGTTTTAATCAAAGGACAATGGGAACCGGACGAACCTATTTTAGTACGTGTTCATTCTTCATGCGTCACCGGCGATATTTTTGGCTCCATGCGCTGTGATTGCGGAGATCAACTTCACAAAGCTATGGAAATGATAGAAAAAGAAGGCAAAGGGGCTCTCGTTTATATGAATCAAGAAGGTCGTGGTATTGGGCTGATGAATAAAATCAAAGCCTATCATCTGCAAGAGAACGGATTAGACACTGTTGAGGCCAATATACATCTTGGATTTGAAGCCGATGAACGTGATTACGGAGTAGGTGCGCAAATCTTACGGGAAATTGGTGTAACAAACATGCGTTTGATGACCAATAATCCAGTGAAACGTATAGGATTAGAATCTTATGGTTTAAAAATAGTAGAAATCGTTCCAATTGAAATTCAGCCAAATCAATACAATCAATTTTATCTGCAAACAAAGAAAGAAAGAATGGGACATATACTAAGAAACATAAAATAG
- the lepA gene encoding translation elongation factor 4, protein MNHIRNFCIIAHIDHGKSTLADRLLEVTQTIAAKDLQAQVLDNMDLERERGITIKSHAIQMEYQYKGEHYILNLIDTPGHVDFSYEVSRSIAACEGALLIVDATQGIQAQTISNLYMAIEHDLSIIPVMNKMDMDSAMPDEVEDQIVELLGCKRDEIIRASGKTGLGVNEILSAIVEKVPPPVGNSDAPLQCLIFDSVFNSFRGIIAYFKIVNGTIRKGDWVKFVATEKEYEADEIGVLKLNMSPRDILSAGDVGYIISGIKTSREVKVGDTITHVKHPCEKAIAGFEEVKPMVFAGVYPIETEEFEDLRSSIEKLQLNDASLTFEPESSLALGFGFRCGFLGLLHMEIIQERLDREFDMNVITTVPNVSYRVHTKQGEMIEVHNPSGLPDPTSIDYIEEPFIRASVITKTDFLGAIMTLCLGKRGILIKQDFISGTRVEIIFDMPLGEIVFDFYDKLKSISKGYASFDYHLHDYRESKLVKLDILLNGDSVDALSSLTHVDNAYTLGRRMCEKLKELIPRQQFDIAIQAAIGSKIIARETIKAVRKDVTAKCYGGDISRKRKLLEKQKKGKKKMKQIGSVEVPQKAFLAVLKLD, encoded by the coding sequence ATGAATCATATACGAAACTTCTGTATTATTGCTCATATTGATCATGGTAAAAGTACACTAGCCGATCGTTTACTTGAAGTCACCCAAACTATTGCTGCTAAAGATTTGCAAGCTCAGGTATTGGACAATATGGATTTGGAACGCGAGCGTGGCATAACAATCAAAAGTCATGCCATTCAAATGGAATACCAATATAAAGGAGAACATTATATTCTTAATTTGATTGACACTCCGGGGCATGTCGATTTTTCATATGAAGTCTCACGCTCTATTGCTGCCTGCGAGGGTGCCTTGCTAATTGTTGATGCGACGCAAGGTATTCAGGCACAGACAATCTCAAATTTATATATGGCTATAGAGCATGATCTGTCTATTATTCCTGTGATGAATAAAATGGACATGGACAGTGCAATGCCTGATGAAGTGGAAGATCAGATTGTGGAATTGTTGGGATGTAAACGTGATGAAATTATCCGAGCAAGCGGGAAAACCGGATTGGGAGTTAATGAAATTTTAAGTGCTATTGTTGAAAAAGTTCCACCGCCTGTTGGAAATTCTGACGCACCTTTACAGTGCCTTATTTTTGATTCTGTTTTTAATTCATTTCGTGGCATTATAGCCTATTTTAAAATTGTAAACGGAACTATTCGCAAGGGTGATTGGGTTAAGTTTGTGGCTACTGAAAAAGAATATGAGGCTGATGAAATAGGGGTTTTGAAATTGAATATGTCACCTCGTGATATATTGAGTGCCGGAGATGTGGGTTATATTATTTCAGGCATAAAAACATCCAGAGAAGTTAAAGTAGGAGATACGATTACGCATGTAAAACATCCTTGTGAAAAAGCCATTGCAGGTTTTGAAGAAGTGAAACCAATGGTGTTTGCTGGTGTTTACCCTATTGAAACAGAAGAGTTTGAAGATTTGCGCTCGTCGATTGAGAAATTGCAGTTGAACGATGCCTCTCTGACATTTGAACCTGAATCTTCATTGGCTCTTGGATTTGGTTTCCGTTGTGGCTTCTTGGGGTTACTGCATATGGAGATTATACAGGAACGACTGGATCGGGAGTTTGATATGAATGTGATCACCACAGTGCCTAATGTGAGTTACCGAGTTCATACCAAGCAGGGAGAAATGATTGAGGTTCATAATCCTTCTGGGTTGCCGGATCCTACTTCGATTGATTACATTGAAGAACCCTTTATACGTGCTTCCGTCATTACCAAAACAGACTTTTTAGGTGCCATCATGACTTTATGTCTTGGGAAGCGAGGTATTTTAATAAAACAGGATTTCATATCGGGGACACGGGTTGAAATTATTTTTGATATGCCGCTCGGTGAAATCGTGTTTGATTTTTATGATAAACTGAAAAGTATTTCAAAAGGATATGCCTCATTTGATTATCACTTGCATGATTATCGTGAGTCAAAGCTGGTAAAGCTGGATATCTTATTGAATGGTGATTCGGTGGATGCTCTTTCGTCCTTGACACATGTTGATAATGCCTACACGTTGGGGCGTAGGATGTGCGAAAAACTCAAAGAGCTGATTCCAAGACAACAGTTTGATATTGCTATTCAGGCAGCTATCGGGTCAAAAATTATTGCTCGTGAAACTATCAAGGCTGTTCGAAAAGATGTGACGGCCAAATGTTACGGTGGCGATATATCGCGTAAACGCAAATTGCTGGAGAAGCAAAAAAAAGGCAAGAAAAAAATGAAACAAATTGGTTCGGTCGAAGTACCCCAGAAAGCTTTTCTGGCAGTTTTAAAACTGGATTAA
- a CDS encoding transglycosylase domain-containing protein has protein sequence MAKKAISSGTKKWVKAFWITFVGFIFMIVMIFIAIANGWIGYLPPISELQNPNNRFASEIYSSDMKLLGSFSLSQGNRLAESYQHLSPNIINALVATEDVRFYEHSGIDGWALARSIILRGIFQIKSAGGASTLTQQLAKQLYSPPATNIFTRALQKPIEWVIAVKLERLYTKEEILNMYLNQFDFLNNAVGIKSAAHVYFNTTPDKLTIDQAAMLVGMCKNPAFFNPLRNKERALGRRNTVLQQMYKDNMLSRAQLESLSAQPLGIKYERVDHKLGEAPYFREYLREIMTADKPVKSDYASWENQQYIDDSIAWATNPLYGFCHKYKKPDGSYYNLYTDGLKIYTTIDSRMQHYAEEAVHEQMTSLQAKFFKEKKGRPYAPFSHMLTQKEITDIMNRSMRLSDRYRKMKLEGYSSAEIHQAFNTKIPMQVFSYRGTIDTVMSPLDSIRYIKYFLRCGFLSMDPLNGHVKAYVGGPDFSMFQYDMATAGRRQVGSTVKPFLYSLAMEEGFWPCSQMMNDTITFALGNGQFWTPRNDNNNRRGEMVSLKWGLAQSNNWVTAHLMRNFTPMAMVHMMRAFGIQGYIPPVWSLCVGPVGVSVQEMVSAYTAFANQGIRVNPIYVTRIEDSNGNVIASFSPRTSEVFNELTAYKMLTMLRAVVDGGTASRLRYQYGFKGQLGGKTGTTQNNSDGWFIGFTPSLVTGVWVGGEDRAVHFDYLSEGQGASMALPIWALYMKKVFADPSLGYSENETFNIPSSFDPNAGCGGVEPASDNSQSPPPTETY, from the coding sequence ATGGCAAAGAAAGCAATATCATCCGGGACAAAGAAATGGGTAAAAGCCTTTTGGATAACTTTTGTGGGCTTCATTTTTATGATAGTGATGATTTTTATAGCTATCGCAAATGGTTGGATTGGGTATTTGCCTCCAATCAGTGAGTTGCAAAATCCGAATAATCGATTTGCTTCCGAAATTTATTCATCGGATATGAAACTTTTAGGAAGCTTTTCATTAAGTCAGGGGAATCGTTTGGCGGAGTCTTATCAACATCTTTCTCCAAACATTATTAATGCCCTTGTTGCTACTGAAGATGTTCGTTTTTATGAACATTCTGGGATTGATGGTTGGGCATTGGCACGTTCCATTATTTTGCGGGGGATTTTTCAGATTAAAAGTGCTGGTGGAGCCAGTACTTTGACTCAGCAGTTGGCTAAGCAACTTTATTCTCCTCCGGCAACCAATATTTTTACACGAGCGTTGCAAAAACCGATAGAGTGGGTGATTGCTGTAAAGCTTGAACGACTATACACTAAAGAGGAAATTTTAAACATGTACCTCAATCAGTTTGATTTTTTGAATAATGCAGTAGGAATTAAATCAGCGGCACATGTTTATTTCAATACTACTCCGGATAAATTGACAATTGACCAGGCGGCAATGTTAGTGGGAATGTGCAAAAATCCAGCTTTTTTTAATCCATTACGCAATAAAGAGCGTGCTCTGGGACGACGAAATACGGTGTTGCAACAGATGTACAAGGATAATATGTTGTCCAGAGCGCAATTGGAGTCTTTGAGCGCTCAACCGTTGGGCATAAAATATGAACGGGTAGATCATAAGTTAGGCGAAGCGCCATATTTTAGAGAATATTTGCGTGAAATTATGACAGCAGATAAGCCGGTCAAATCAGATTATGCATCATGGGAAAATCAACAATATATTGATGATTCCATTGCATGGGCAACTAACCCACTATACGGCTTTTGTCATAAATACAAAAAACCGGACGGATCTTATTATAACCTTTATACCGATGGTTTAAAGATTTACACGACTATTGATTCTCGAATGCAACATTATGCAGAGGAAGCCGTACATGAACAAATGACCTCATTACAGGCTAAATTCTTTAAAGAAAAGAAAGGCAGACCTTATGCACCTTTTTCTCACATGCTGACACAAAAAGAAATCACCGATATTATGAATCGTTCTATGAGGTTGTCTGATAGGTATCGGAAAATGAAACTAGAGGGGTATTCATCTGCTGAAATTCACCAAGCGTTTAATACCAAGATTCCAATGCAGGTCTTTTCATATCGTGGAACAATTGATACGGTCATGAGTCCTTTGGATTCTATCCGCTATATTAAATACTTCCTACGCTGTGGGTTTCTTTCTATGGATCCATTGAATGGTCACGTGAAAGCATATGTTGGTGGCCCTGATTTCAGTATGTTCCAATATGATATGGCTACTGCCGGGCGACGTCAAGTTGGATCAACTGTAAAGCCATTCCTTTATTCGTTGGCTATGGAAGAAGGATTCTGGCCATGCAGTCAAATGATGAATGATACGATTACGTTCGCGTTGGGTAATGGACAATTTTGGACTCCCCGCAATGATAACAATAACCGACGTGGAGAAATGGTTTCACTGAAATGGGGTCTTGCACAATCCAATAACTGGGTTACTGCTCACCTGATGAGAAATTTCACGCCTATGGCTATGGTGCATATGATGAGGGCATTTGGAATTCAGGGATATATTCCTCCGGTATGGTCACTCTGTGTTGGCCCAGTCGGAGTTTCAGTTCAGGAAATGGTGAGTGCTTACACAGCGTTTGCCAATCAGGGTATTCGTGTCAATCCGATCTATGTTACACGTATTGAGGATAGTAATGGGAATGTAATTGCTTCGTTTAGCCCACGTACATCTGAAGTTTTCAATGAATTAACGGCATACAAAATGTTGACTATGCTTCGTGCTGTGGTGGATGGAGGAACTGCCAGCCGCTTGCGTTATCAATATGGTTTCAAAGGTCAACTTGGGGGTAAAACAGGAACGACACAGAATAATTCTGATGGTTGGTTTATAGGATTTACACCAAGTTTGGTAACTGGAGTCTGGGTCGGTGGTGAGGATCGTGCCGTACATTTTGATTATTTAAGTGAAGGCCAGGGAGCAAGTATGGCACTGCCTATTTGGGCATTATATATGAAAAAGGTATTTGCAGATCCTTCTCTGGGGTATTCTGAAAATGAAACATTCAATATTCCAAGTTCATTTGATCCGAATGCCGGCTGCGGTGGCGTAGAACCAGCCTCTGATAATTCTCAATCGCCGCCACCTACAGAAACATATTAA
- a CDS encoding zinc metallopeptidase, whose amino-acid sequence MIYLIFGVFALLSWMVQHSLQTKFKKYSQIPLSNGMTGRDVALKMLHENGIYDVSVISVEGQLTDHYNPVEKTVNLSEGVYSSNSVAAAAIAAHECGHAVQHATAYAPLKMRTALVPIVSYTSNWIMWVLLAGIFLINVFPALLLFGIIIFALTTLFSFITLPVEINASMRALAWLNDSGITNDETYAPAKDALKTAAYTYVVAALSSLATLFYYIMIFMGGRRN is encoded by the coding sequence ATGATTTACCTTATTTTTGGTGTATTTGCTCTGCTTAGTTGGATGGTTCAACATAGCTTGCAGACAAAATTTAAAAAGTATTCGCAGATTCCTCTTTCAAATGGGATGACAGGTCGTGATGTTGCTTTGAAAATGTTGCATGAAAATGGTATATATGACGTATCTGTCATTTCTGTTGAGGGCCAGTTGACTGATCATTATAATCCAGTCGAAAAAACCGTCAATTTAAGTGAAGGCGTTTATTCAAGCAATAGTGTTGCTGCTGCAGCTATTGCCGCTCACGAATGCGGACATGCAGTACAGCATGCTACGGCGTATGCTCCATTAAAGATGAGGACAGCCTTGGTTCCTATTGTCAGTTATACTTCTAATTGGATTATGTGGGTGTTGTTGGCTGGCATTTTTTTGATTAATGTATTCCCAGCATTATTGCTTTTTGGTATTATTATCTTTGCCTTGACAACTCTTTTCAGCTTTATTACATTGCCTGTTGAAATAAATGCCAGTATGCGAGCATTGGCATGGTTGAATGACTCAGGAATTACCAATGATGAAACTTATGCGCCAGCAAAAGATGCTCTGAAAACAGCAGCTTATACATATGTAGTTGCAGCGTTAAGTTCTTTGGCAACGTTATTTTATTACATTATGATCTTTATGGGTGGGAGAAGAAATTAA
- the folK gene encoding 2-amino-4-hydroxy-6-hydroxymethyldihydropteridine diphosphokinase: protein MATCFLSLGSNLGDRNAMLSFAEEELTIYGTIINKSSIYTTEPWGYESQHSFLNKVIQYETTIPPQVLLSIFKTLEQRAGRLQHVENEYQDRLLDIDLLLYDQLIINNETLTLPHPKMYLRKFVLVPLTEIAPTLRHPLFSQTMTELLEVCPDRTSVVRQKS, encoded by the coding sequence ATGGCTACTTGTTTCTTAAGTCTCGGCTCAAATCTGGGAGATCGGAATGCGATGTTATCATTTGCAGAAGAAGAACTAACCATCTATGGTACTATAATCAACAAATCATCCATTTACACTACCGAACCCTGGGGCTATGAAAGTCAACATTCTTTTTTAAATAAGGTAATTCAATACGAAACAACAATACCTCCACAAGTGCTTTTGTCTATATTTAAAACTCTGGAGCAAAGAGCCGGACGTCTACAACATGTTGAAAATGAATACCAAGATAGACTACTTGATATTGATCTTTTACTCTATGATCAACTTATTATAAATAATGAAACATTGACTCTGCCTCATCCAAAAATGTATCTTAGAAAATTCGTGCTTGTTCCTTTAACTGAAATTGCGCCAACATTACGCCATCCTTTATTTAGCCAAACCATGACAGAATTACTTGAAGTTTGCCCCGATCGGACATCTGTAGTACGACAAAAATCATAA